A stretch of DNA from Spirosoma endbachense:
ACAAACACTTAAGGCTCCCAAGGCCGCGATTAAACCGAAAGAATTAATCACGAACGGCCACAAGCGAATCGACAATTATTATTACCTCAATGAGCGGGAAAATCCGGAGGTTATCAAGTATCTGAAAGCCGAAAACGCTTACCTCGATCAGGTACTGGCGCCCGTTAAGGGTCTACAGGAAAAGCTCTTTGAGGAGATGAAAGGCCGCATCAAGCAACAGGATGAATCCGTTCCGTATAAAGAAGGGCCGTATTATTATTACACCCGATTCATAACTGGGGGCGAGTACCCGATTTATTGCCGTAAAAAGGGCTCTCTGGAAGGTATCGAAGAGGTAATGTTCGACGGTAACGCCATGGCCAAGGGACACAATTACTACCAGATCGGTGGGTATGAAGTGTCGGATAATGACGAACTGGCCATTTTCGCCGAAGATACCGTTAGCCGACGGCTCTATACGCTACGGATAAAAAACCTGAAAACGGGTCAGATTTATCCCGAAGTCATTCCGGATACCGAAGGCGGCAGTTTCGCCTGGGCGACCGACAACAAGACCTTGTTTTACATCAAGAAAGACCCACAGACGCTACTGGGTTATCAGGTATATCGGCATGTACTGGGCACAGATCCCAAAACCGATGTGCTGGTTTACGAAGAGCAGGATAACCAATTTTACATGGGGCTGGGTCGATCAAAATCCAAGAAATACATCACGATTGGATCTGATCACAACGGCACTTCTACGGAATATCGCCTTCTGGAAGCCAGCAATCCAACGGGCGAATTCAAGGTTTTTCTGCCGCGGGAGAAGGGTCATGAATACGATATCGTTCACTATCAGAACAAATTCTATGTCCGAACGAACTGGAAGGCTGAGAATTTCCGGTTAATGGAAGTGCCGGAAGGCAAAACTACCGACCGTACTGCCTGGAAAGAAGTAATTGCCCATCGGCCCGACGTTTATCTCGACAATATGGACGTATTTGTCAATCACCTGGTATTGGGTGAACGGAAAGCGGGCCTGACCAACATTCGGGTTATTAACCAAAAAACCAAAACCGACGAATACCTCGACTTTGGCGAACCGGCTTATGTTGCGGGCATTGGTTATAACCCGGATTTCAACACGAATGTGCTGCGTTATAGTTATGCATCCCTGACAACGCCCAATTCAACCTTCGATTATAACATGGACACCCATGAGAAAAAGCTGATGAAACAGCAGGAGGTACTGGGTGGTTTCGATAAAAATAACTATGTCTCGGAGCGGTTTTACGTGACGGCCCGCGACGGTGCGCAGGTTCCGGTTTCCCTTGTTTATCGGAAAGACACGCCCAAAGATGGCTCGGCTCCTCTCCTCCAGTATTCCTACGGTTCCTATGGGTACTCTACCGATCCAGGCTTTGGCTCTACGCGCCTGAGCCTGCTCGACCGGGGCTTTATCTATGCCATCTCACACATCCGGGGCGGCCAGGAAATGGGTCGTCGATGGTACGAAGATGGCAAGATGCTGAAGAAGAAAAATACGTTTAACGACTTCGTAGATGTATCGGAATACCTCATCAAAAACAAGTATACCAGCTCCGATAAGCTGTTTGCGATGGGTGGCAGCGCGGGCGGTTTGCTGATGGGAGCCATAATCAATCAGGCTCCGCAACTGTATCGGGGGGTAGTGGCGGCTGTGCCGTTTGTGGATGTGGTCACAACCATGCTCGACGAAAGCATTCCGCTCACAACGGGTGAATTTGAGGAGTGGGGTAATCCAAAGCAAAAACAGTATTACGACTACATGCTGTCGTATTCGCCCTACGATAATGTTGAAAAGAAAGCCTATCCGAACCTGCTCGTAACCACGGGTCTGCACGATTCGCAGGTGCAATACTGGGAACCAGCGAAATGGGTCGCCAAACTACGGGCAATGAAAACCAATAACAATCAGCTTCTGCTCCATACTAACATGGAAGCGGGCCACGGTGGCGCATCGGGCCGATTTCAGGCGCTCAGGGAAATTGCGCTGGAGTATGCTTTCATGCTGAATCTGGTTGGCGAGAAGCAGTAGGGTATAGGTAATAACGATAGCTCAAAGGGCGTGTTTCTTGCTTACCCTTTGAGCTACTTTTCTGAATGCTTAGCATTCAAGTTTAAGTCTTGTTGCGTTACTTGGTTTTGTTTTGCCTTATTAAACAACCTCTACATTATGTCTAATCCCCAGCTCGTTCTTATTCCGACGCCCGGCAAAGACAAAGCTCCACTCTCGAAAGCCCAGAAAGAGTTTAATCGGCTGACCAGTAAAATTGGCGAGTTGGAGGATAATCTAAGTCTCTTCCGATCAGCCGCTACTAAAATTCAGCACCGCATCTATACCGAGTATGAGCCCTTATTGAACGAGTTCAATCAACTGCGGGCCAACCTAGTACGCGTGTTCGACCGGGCATACGAACGGCCTGAAACAACCAAAGTGGAGAAGAAAAAACTGGTAGACCTGATCGTCAATCTGACGTATAATCTGATTAGTGAACACGGCCTGGACGAACTCAAACCGATCTTCGACAAGTACGATACCGATGGCTTCGATGCTACCGATGCCGAAGCCGACCAACAGGTTTCAGAGGTAATGAAAGAAATGGTCAGTTCGATGTACGGAATCAAGTTCGACGAGAACGCGGATATCAGTACTCAGGAAAAATTCATGGCGTACATAGAAGAACAGCTGCAGGCCCGACAGGCCGACGATCAGCGGGAAGCGGAAGAGAAACGGGCAAAAAAGCCAAAATCAGCGAAGCAACAGGAGCGTGAAGCAAAAAAACAGCTTGAAGAACGTAACATCACGAAAGCGGTACGAACCCTCTACATGGACCTGGTAAAGGCTTTTCACCCCGACCGTGAACCCGACGAAGCAGAGAAGACACGCAAAACCGAAATTATGCAGCGTGTGACCAAAGCCTACGAAAAAAGCGACCTTCTTGCCCTGCTTCGGCTCCAGCTCGAATTCAACCGGATCGACCAGCAACATCTGGAATCACTGGCCGAAACCCAGTTGAAGTACTATAATAAAATTCTGAAGCAACAGGCCGATGAGCTCAGTGACGAACTATTTGGTCTGCAAAGTCAACTATCGGGCATGCTTGGCAAACCGTTCATGATGGTCAACTCAGTCTTAGGACTTGAATTCAGCTTTAACAACGACATCCGTGAGTTAAAAAAGGACATTAAAGCCACAAAGAAAGATGTAAAAGACCTCTCCGACCCTGCCATTCTGAAAGCCTGGCTCAAGTCTTATAAAATTCGGAAGGCCGATGATACGGATATGTTTTTCAGCTAATCCAGATCGAAGCCTTGTTTACATTAGGGCTGCCTGCTCACAACAACTTTCCAGTCGGCACCACTGAATACCTTATACTTCTCCGAAAAATTGCCCTGATTAACGGCAACCGAAAAGTTCAGTAGACTATTGATATAGGCCACATCATCGCCAACTGGTGCTTCACCAAACGTATTGACGAGCCGAATGGGTTTATCGTACAGCGTTTCATTTTTATGCATAATCTGCACACGTAGCATCTCGCCGGACTTAGAACCGAGTTGTACCAGCATCGCTTTGGGAATATTAGTCCAGACATTACCATACTGAATATCAAGAGCCGGAATGTTTCCTTTCAGCACACCGTTTGAAAACTCGGCTTTCTGATACGGCAAACGAACCACGTCTTTACGAATGGTTGAACCGACTTGTTGAAATGTAATGGTGCGGGATGCAAGTCGGGCAGCCGTGTATGCATACACATCACGTCCGTGAAAGGTATAGGATTCATTCGAATTTTTCAGCCGATTGACAGCTTCGTCAATTTCCCGGATCTCGCCAATGCCCAAATGCTCCGCAATTAATGTCAGAGTACCGTTATCAGGTGTCACAATATAGTGGCCTGATTTTGTGAGCAATACAACCGAGTGCCGATCTGTACCAACGCCAGGGTCACAGACCGAAACAAAAACAGTTCCTTTCGGATAATAAGGGACCGTCTGATGGAGTCGGTAAGCAGCTTCCCAGATATCGTAAGCGGGTATTTCATGCGTGAGATCAAACAGCTTTAGATCTGCTGAGACGCCCATGGCCACACCTTTCATGGCTGATACGGCTCCATCTTTCAGACCAAAATCAGATTGAAAAACGACAATACCATTCTGAGCCGTAGCAAGTTGACGGAAGCAAAAGAGAATCAGAAAGGTGAGTTTGTAACGGATGTGCATAGCTGATGATTGGTAGGACTATTTACAAATATAGAGCCTATTGCCAGTCAGTACACAGGCATTTTTTGTCTTGCTTTGATCACATCAAGTAATATTACAACCGCCACAATACCGTATTCTACCGATGTCAGCCACAGATTTTCATGATAGGGTATTGTCCGATAGGTAAAGTACGAAACAGGAATTAGCGCAGACCAAATCAACGGATACCAAAATCGGGTGAAGACCGAAGCGGCAACGACTGTGGTGATATACCAGGGATGTACCGTCGTTGCAAAGCCGAAATAGAGCGTCAGTATCGCCAATACCTGCGCTGGAACAGATACGTTACGCCACCGGAACGAAATCCACAAAATGCTTAGCGTTGTCGTAATCGACAGCCAGAAGCCAATGGTTTGAATGGCATTATATCCCTTCATCCAATAACCAATAGACCGCAGAACATAATACACACTGGCATTAAATTCGAATTTCTGAAAATACAGATTTACACTCGATCCTACATTTTGAACCAGTTCCAGACTAGCGAATGGCAAAAACTGAAGAATAGTGAAAACACCCGCTAGCGTGGCATAAACCATTCCCTTTCGCCAGCCCAGCCATCGAACTATCAGTGGCAACAACAACAAGGGCAACAATTTTGTACCAATGGCCAGCGCCAATGCGCCCGCGGAGCGTATCCAGCGTTCTGTCAAAAGCCACCAGCCAGCCAGTAGCGTAAAAAAGAGCATAACGGCCTCAAAATGCAGATTACCTGTCAGTTCAAGGATAACCAACGGATTCAGGCCATAAAATAAAGCCAGATTGGGGTTACGGTTCAACCGGCGAAGTAGCCTGGTCATTAGCCAGAGCGACCCTATTTCACTGAGAAGAATTGGCAAACGTAACCAGACAATACTACCCAATAAACTATGTGGTGATAGCCATGCAGCCAGTCCGAATATAGCCTGATTTAAAGGCGGATAGACGGTGAAATAATCTGGAGAATTAAGTTGCTGAAACAACACCCGGTCTAAACTGGCCGTGGCAGCTAAATCGGTTTCAACAAGTCTGGATGGCAGATACAGATACGGATTAAATCCATGTGTCAGCAGACGCCCATCCCAAACGAATCGATACACATCGTCGGAAAGGCAGGGAACGGCAAAGAGCAATAAGAGTCTAAAGCCGATTGCCGAGGCAAACAGCACACGATCAATCGGCTCTTCGCGCTGCCTGTCAATCCGGCGAATCGCCCATGCATACCCCAGAAATAAGATAGTGAATAAACCAATCAACCATCCGAATTCCTGACGGGGAACGAAATAGGCCAGTATAACGTACGAAGTGGCCGATAAAATCAACCAGAGAAAACGAAGCGGGGTTACGATCATACGCTCACCGGCACCGGGCGAGCCAACCGCACAGCAGGGCTGGCCGGTCGGCGTCCCGATTGGATGAGCGAATATACAGCGACCATTCCAAACCCAACCATCAGCATACAATGCAGGAAGAACATCCGGAAATCATGAATGTAGACAGCCAGCATCAACCCTCCGAAAAAATAGATGGCTAAAGCCCCTTCGGCCAGTGTCAACCAGCTCAGCTGACGGCTAACATACTTATTGGCATCCCAACGATCAGCAGCTGTTTTTACATTGAATTTAGGGGTGCGAATGAACGGTGTTTTTCGCCCGATATACCCTTCAATGACGGCAATTGTATTGTGCAGCGATAAGCCCATCATCAGCGACGAGTACATGGTAAAATACCAGACTAATTTTGACTTGCTCCCCTGTTTCAGTAACCAGAACGGAATGCCATAGAACGAGATCAGAATAAGCAGATTAACCTGAAACAGATTGATCACAAAAAACACGTTTTCCCACTCCGGATGTCGATGACGAATATAAATGAGTGGCACGCTCAACACACCAAGCAGCAATACCAGAATAAACGTAGCACTACTGAATAAGTGAAAAAACGCATGGAGCTTGCTAACAAACGAGATATCTGATGCCTTCAGAACTTTTACGAACAGTTTGCGGGCACATTCGGCGGCACCCTTCATCCAGCGGTATTGCTGTGACTTTAGCGCATTCATCGCTACGGGCAATTCAGCAGGCGAACCAACATCTTCCCGATAAACGAATTTCCAGCCGCGCAGTTGAGCCCGGTAGCTTAAATCGAGGTCTTCAGTGAGGGTATCGCTCTGCCAGCCACCAGCATCGGCAATGGCGGACTTACGCCAAACGCCCCCGGTACCATTGAAGTTAGCCAGAAAACCGGCAGCATACCGCCCACTTTGCTCAATGGTAAAATGAGCATTTAGTCCAAACGCCTGTAGCTGGGTCATCAGCGAGAAATCTTCGTTAAGATGCTCCCAGCGAGTTTGCACAATAGCTACTTTCGGGTCGCTGAAATGGGGTATCGTTTTGAGCAGAAAATCGGCATCGGGCACAAAATCAGCATCGAAAATCGCGATAAATTCACCTTTCGCAAACGCCAGTCCATAAGCCAGCGCACCGGCCTTAAACCCTTTGCGTTCCGGCCGCTGGACATGCTCGATGGCAAAGCCTTGCCGTTGATACGCTTTCACTTTATTGGCAATGATCTGTACGGTTTCGTCGGTAGAGTCATCGAGTACCTGAATATCGAGCTTATCTTTAGGGTAATGCATCTGCATCACGGCGTCGATTAATCGCTCAATGACGTAGAGTTCGTTATAGACTGGCAACTGTACGGTTACGCGGGGAAATCTATCTGGCTCTAGTGTACCAACCGACAGAATAGCTTCCCTGCGTTTTCGTTCAGAACGCAGGTAGATGATAATCAGGCTTAACTGGCCACAGTTGTAGAGAAACAATAGCCCTAAAGCCAGCCCATACAGAATCAGGACTGAAATTTCCATATTGTCGAAAAAACAAAATTGATCTAACGTTGAGTTCGTTGCCGGGCAATTATCAGAAATTGCCCGGTCATTAATTACCAGTACTTGAAAATCGTCGTAATAATCTTGTAACCTGCCAGAACCGTGCCTTTCACCGTTCCTGAAATTTTTGAGAAACCAATTCGCTTCCGATAGTTAACCGGAACCTCTGTAACCCGTAGCCCTTGCTTTGCTGCCTTCAGTTGCATCTCAACAGTCCATCCGTACGTTGTATCCCGCATGTTCAAAGCCAGCAGTTTATCAAATCGAATCGCCCGAAACGGACCCAGATCCGTATAACGAACCCCATACAGCCACCGGAGCAACGTTGTCGCCAGCCAGTTACCAACCAATTGCTGTGGTGTCATCGAGCCCCGTTGCCGGTTACCCAGTGCCCGCGACCCAATCACCATATCTGCTTCACCGTTTAGAATGGGGGCTACCACCTGTGTCATTTCGTTGGGAAAATCCGAATAGTCAGCATCAATGAAAACAACAACATCTGGCTTTTGTTGTCGATTGTGAGCGTAGGTAATTCCGGTCAAACAAGCCCGTCCGTATCCCTGAATTGGCTCGTTCAATACGGTGGCACCAGCACGGGCTGCTTCAACCGCCGTTTGGTCATTCGAATTGTTGTTGACCACGACAACTTCATC
This window harbors:
- a CDS encoding S9 family peptidase encodes the protein MKRTCFTLITTLTLYSMTQAQTLKAPKAAIKPKELITNGHKRIDNYYYLNERENPEVIKYLKAENAYLDQVLAPVKGLQEKLFEEMKGRIKQQDESVPYKEGPYYYYTRFITGGEYPIYCRKKGSLEGIEEVMFDGNAMAKGHNYYQIGGYEVSDNDELAIFAEDTVSRRLYTLRIKNLKTGQIYPEVIPDTEGGSFAWATDNKTLFYIKKDPQTLLGYQVYRHVLGTDPKTDVLVYEEQDNQFYMGLGRSKSKKYITIGSDHNGTSTEYRLLEASNPTGEFKVFLPREKGHEYDIVHYQNKFYVRTNWKAENFRLMEVPEGKTTDRTAWKEVIAHRPDVYLDNMDVFVNHLVLGERKAGLTNIRVINQKTKTDEYLDFGEPAYVAGIGYNPDFNTNVLRYSYASLTTPNSTFDYNMDTHEKKLMKQQEVLGGFDKNNYVSERFYVTARDGAQVPVSLVYRKDTPKDGSAPLLQYSYGSYGYSTDPGFGSTRLSLLDRGFIYAISHIRGGQEMGRRWYEDGKMLKKKNTFNDFVDVSEYLIKNKYTSSDKLFAMGGSAGGLLMGAIINQAPQLYRGVVAAVPFVDVVTTMLDESIPLTTGEFEEWGNPKQKQYYDYMLSYSPYDNVEKKAYPNLLVTTGLHDSQVQYWEPAKWVAKLRAMKTNNNQLLLHTNMEAGHGGASGRFQALREIALEYAFMLNLVGEKQ
- a CDS encoding SAM hydrolase/SAM-dependent halogenase family protein, which translates into the protein MHIRYKLTFLILFCFRQLATAQNGIVVFQSDFGLKDGAVSAMKGVAMGVSADLKLFDLTHEIPAYDIWEAAYRLHQTVPYYPKGTVFVSVCDPGVGTDRHSVVLLTKSGHYIVTPDNGTLTLIAEHLGIGEIREIDEAVNRLKNSNESYTFHGRDVYAYTAARLASRTITFQQVGSTIRKDVVRLPYQKAEFSNGVLKGNIPALDIQYGNVWTNIPKAMLVQLGSKSGEMLRVQIMHKNETLYDKPIRLVNTFGEAPVGDDVAYINSLLNFSVAVNQGNFSEKYKVFSGADWKVVVSRQP
- the mptB gene encoding polyprenol phosphomannose-dependent alpha 1,6 mannosyltransferase MptB, which produces MIVTPLRFLWLILSATSYVILAYFVPRQEFGWLIGLFTILFLGYAWAIRRIDRQREEPIDRVLFASAIGFRLLLLFAVPCLSDDVYRFVWDGRLLTHGFNPYLYLPSRLVETDLAATASLDRVLFQQLNSPDYFTVYPPLNQAIFGLAAWLSPHSLLGSIVWLRLPILLSEIGSLWLMTRLLRRLNRNPNLALFYGLNPLVILELTGNLHFEAVMLFFTLLAGWWLLTERWIRSAGALALAIGTKLLPLLLLPLIVRWLGWRKGMVYATLAGVFTILQFLPFASLELVQNVGSSVNLYFQKFEFNASVYYVLRSIGYWMKGYNAIQTIGFWLSITTTLSILWISFRWRNVSVPAQVLAILTLYFGFATTVHPWYITTVVAASVFTRFWYPLIWSALIPVSYFTYRTIPYHENLWLTSVEYGIVAVVILLDVIKARQKMPVY
- a CDS encoding cellulose synthase family protein, with the protein product MEISVLILYGLALGLLFLYNCGQLSLIIIYLRSERKRREAILSVGTLEPDRFPRVTVQLPVYNELYVIERLIDAVMQMHYPKDKLDIQVLDDSTDETVQIIANKVKAYQRQGFAIEHVQRPERKGFKAGALAYGLAFAKGEFIAIFDADFVPDADFLLKTIPHFSDPKVAIVQTRWEHLNEDFSLMTQLQAFGLNAHFTIEQSGRYAAGFLANFNGTGGVWRKSAIADAGGWQSDTLTEDLDLSYRAQLRGWKFVYREDVGSPAELPVAMNALKSQQYRWMKGAAECARKLFVKVLKASDISFVSKLHAFFHLFSSATFILVLLLGVLSVPLIYIRHRHPEWENVFFVINLFQVNLLILISFYGIPFWLLKQGSKSKLVWYFTMYSSLMMGLSLHNTIAVIEGYIGRKTPFIRTPKFNVKTAADRWDANKYVSRQLSWLTLAEGALAIYFFGGLMLAVYIHDFRMFFLHCMLMVGFGMVAVYSLIQSGRRPASPAVRLARPVPVSV
- a CDS encoding glycosyltransferase family 2 protein, which gives rise to MYSILVIIPAFNEENSVGNVIREIPVGLVDEVVVVNNNSNDQTAVEAARAGATVLNEPIQGYGRACLTGITYAHNRQQKPDVVVFIDADYSDFPNEMTQVVAPILNGEADMVIGSRALGNRQRGSMTPQQLVGNWLATTLLRWLYGVRYTDLGPFRAIRFDKLLALNMRDTTYGWTVEMQLKAAKQGLRVTEVPVNYRKRIGFSKISGTVKGTVLAGYKIITTIFKYW